One Manduca sexta isolate Smith_Timp_Sample1 chromosome 26, JHU_Msex_v1.0, whole genome shotgun sequence genomic region harbors:
- the LOC115449858 gene encoding glutamate receptor ionotropic, kainate 2 has protein sequence MWREWRWIVVTLNAVAALSPVIKIGAVFTEEARGGSAELAFKYAVYRINKERSLLPNSTLVYDIQYSPARDSFKTYKRACSQIKSGAVALFSGGGEMLGLTLGAMCQTLHTPHMHISPHPIAGAYNHSFTVNLYPSRELINRAFEDLISYLNWTRLGIIYEEYGYGELNILDIAKDGRDMYAVRCHDAKEYRRALSQLKAQKITHVIVDTDPKRFRQLARAILQLQMNNENYHYLFTSFDMELFDLEDFYYNRVNMSGWRLVDRGSDKVKDALQVMEKFHPIGASILSGGNIKTEPALLYDAVQVLAMALAVTEGAHTGNVSCDRDTPWVHGIALMDNINMIQAHGLTGPIEFKSGVRTTFNLQLMRLTGGEAGGTVLSGQWTPTEGLLITDPAAYRRDPPPNVTLTVVTVEEKPYVMVKEGWNLQGNARFEGFCIDLLARVAARAGFHYRLRLVPDNMYGARDPDTGQWNGIVRELMDRKADIAVASMTINYAREAVIDFTKPFMNLGIGILFKVPTSQPTRLFSFLNPLAIEIWLYVLAAYILVSFTLFVMARFSPYEWSTSTHICGHETKLLTNQFSVCNSFWFITGTFLRQGSGLNPKATSTRIVGGIWWFFTLIILSSYTANLAAFLTVERTVLPIQSAADLAAQNSIQYGTLNGGSTMTFFRDSNIDIYKKMWTHMSTASPPALVSSYEEGVRRVLGGNYAFLMESTMLDHRVQRDCNLTQIGGLLDSKGYGIATWKGSPWRDKISLAILELQEKGVIQILYDKWWKNTGDVCNRDGKDSKANPLGVQNIGGVFVTLLCGLALAIVVAILEFCWNTKKNASQGRQSLCSEMGQELRTAMRGGSSSRTVLRPGCSRCSPATHVPPAPSRYEIQEIGNSVELKELRRS, from the exons ATGTGGCGCGAGTGGCGCTGGATTGTGGTGACGCTGAACGCTGTCGCCGCGCTCTCGCCCGTCATTAAGATTG GTGCTGTGTTCACGGAGGAGGCGCGGGGCGGGAGCGCTGAGCTCGCGTTCAAATACGCCGTTTACAGGATAAACAAGGAGCGCAGTCTGCTGCCGAACAGTACGCTCGTCTACGACATACAGTACTCGCCGGCCAGGGACAGCTTTAAGACTTACAAACGAG CGTGTAGTCAGATAAAGTCTGGTGCGGTGGCATTGTTCAGCGGGGGCGGTGAGATGCTGGGACTCACTTTAGGAGCCATGTGTCAGACACTGCACACACCACATATGCACATCTCGCCACATCCTATAGCTGGAG CCTATAACCATTCCTTCACGGTGAACCTGTATCCGTCGCGAGAGCTCATCAACAGAGCGTTCGAGGACCTCATTAGCTACCTCAATTGGACAAGACTGGGCATCATTTACGAAGAATATGGATATG GTGAACTTAACATTCTGGACATAGCAAAAGATGGGCGCGATATGTACGCAGTGCGATGTCACGACGCGAAGGAGTATCGGCGCGCGCTGTCGCAGCTCAAGGCGCAGAAGATCACCCACGTCATAGTCGACACCGATCCGAAGAGGTTCCGACAGCTGGCGAGAGCC aTTCTGCAATTGCAAATGAACAATGAAAACTATCATTACCTCTTCACTTCCTTT GATATGGAATTGTTTGACTTGGAAGACTTCTATTACAACAGAGTGAACATGAGCGGCTGGCGGCTGGTGGACCGGGGGTCTGATAAGGTCAAAGACGCGTTGCAGGTCATGGAGAAATTTCATCCAATAGGAGCTTCTATATTAAGTGGTGGAAATATTAAG actGAGCCAGCTCTTCTGTACGATGCAGTACAAGTCCTGGCTATGGCATTAGCCGTCACAGAAGGGGCGCACACCGGGAACGTGTCTTGCGATCGGGATACGCCTTGGGTTCACGGGATCGCACTTATGGATAACATTAATATG ATCCAAGCGCACGGGCTGACAGGTCCGATAGAGTTCAAGAGCGGCGTCAGGACTACGTTCAACTTGCAGCTAATGCGACTTACGGGCGGCGAGGCGGGGGGCACCGTGCTCTCGGGCCAGTGGACGCCTACTGAAGGGCTGCTGATAACAGATCCAGCAGCTTATCGCAGGGATCCACCGCCCAATGTCACTCTTACTGTTGTTACTGTTGAG gaaaaacCATACGTGATGGTGAAAGAAGGTTGGAATCTCCAAGGCAACGCTCGCTTCGAGGGATTCTGCATAGACCTACTGGCTAGGGTAGCAGCCAGAGCTGGTTTCCACTACCGGTTGCGATTAGTCCCGGACAATATGTACGGGGCAAGGGACCCGGACACGGGTCAATGGAACGGGATTGTTCGGGAACTAATGGATAGG AAAGCAGATATAGCAGTTGCGTCAATGACCATAAACTACGCGCGAGAAGCAGTCATAGACTTCACAAAACCGTTTATGAATTTGGGAATTGGGATTCTATTCAAG GTGCCAACATCACAACCGACGAGACTATTTAGTTTCCTGAACCCTTTGGCAATAGAAATCTGGCTATACGTTTTAGCTGCGTATATTTTAGTCTCTTTCACTCTGTTCGTCATGGCGAGGTTCTCTCCTTATGAATG GTCGACTAGTACGCACATATGTGGACATGAAACAAAACTTCTCACGAATCAGTTCAGCGTGTGTAATTCTTTTTGGTTCATAACAGGAACATTTCTTCGGCAAGGGTCAGGTTTAAATCCAAAG GCCACATCTACGCGAATCGTTGGTGGTATCTGGTGGTTCTTCACGCTCATCATTCTGTCTTCATATACTGCGAACCTAGCTGCTTTCCTGACGGTAGAGAGAACTGTACTACCAATCCAGAGTGCAGCAGACTTGGCAGCGCAAAACAGCATTCAATACGGAACCTTGAATGGCGGTTCTACAATGACATTTTTTAGG GACTCAAACATAGACATATACAAGAAGATGTGGACCCATATGTCAACAGCATCGCCTCCGGCGTTGGTCTCTTCTTACGAAGAAGGAGTGAGGAGGGTCCTCGGCGGGAACTACGCATTCCTTATGGAGTCGACAATGTTAGATCACAGAGTGCAGAGGGATTGTAATCTGACGCAGATTGGAGGACTTTTAGATTCTAAG GGTTACGGCATAGCGACGTGGAAAGGCAGTCCATGGCGCGACAAGATATCACTCGCCATACTAGAACTGCAAGAGAAGGGGGTCATACAGATATTGTACGACAAGTGGTGGAAGAACACTGGCGATGTCTGCAATAGAGACGGAAAGGACAGCAAAGCAAACCCTTTGGGAGTTCAGAATATTG GAGGTGTATTCGTAACACTGTTGTGCGGTCTGGCGTTGGCGATCGTAGTGGCGATCCTAGAGTTCTGTTGGAACACAAAGAAGAACGCATCGCAAGGGAGACAGTCCCTTTGCAGTGAAATGGGACAG GAATTGCGAACTGCCATGAGAGGCGGTTCCTCCAGCAGGACAGTTCTAAGACCTGGGTGTTCTAGGTGCTCGCCAGCGACGCATGTGCCGCCAGCCCCTTCAAGATATGAG ATCCAGGAGATCGGCAACAGCGTGGAGCTGAAGGAGCTGCGGCGGTCGTAG
- the LOC119190791 gene encoding uncharacterized protein LOC119190791 yields MLLRVVFWASIALYLLKQETTTSAVSRQKRCIVIQKQSGTHGDSSEGGDDDDDYRKPQPKEPRPDRLMNNKKQPDYEPVPPELSRYRMPERRSDRLRFRKRFLKNYKML; encoded by the exons ATGCTACTGCGCGTCGTGTTTTGGGCGAGTATCGCTTTATATTTGTTGAAACAAG AAACGACGACATCTGCCGTATCGAGGCAAAAAAG GTGTATAGTAATACAGAAGCAATCTGGCACGCATGGAGACAGCTCGGAAGGTGgcgatgacgatgatgattaCAGAAAACCTCAACCCAAAGAGCCTAGACCTGACAGACTAATGAACAACAAAAAACAACCAGATTACGAG CCAGTGCCTCCAGAACTATCAAGATACAGGATGCCTGAGAGGCGAAGTGACCGACTCCGTTTTAGGAAAAGATTTCTGAAGaactacaaaatgttataa
- the LOC115449838 gene encoding uncharacterized protein LOC115449838, which translates to MYYKVLFIFCGVISASSQTHLRYIFPETNTEYIYVIKTNVSISTGTPKESGSYWAIEGKLHVNIYDDFTRARLQLYGLKKYISGTHGTIDKEDKFISEPWELDYQESGLINSIYIGDEPVWSANLKRGISINFQLIKKSGTYSESEPCLDSTCMAVYTVKGDTIKKFYSYRIPTTKSARSWSSIPWTDDFSARPVVDSIVSAEREYILDDKKGLSSLQLKGSYQYKTHEHILAVTSTLTLKYLNDAAAGTIDKINVTQAHISYVATDSCDPTNGIRNMSQDYMKNYTKDLLLKVANGIDADNIVREASLIHNSDFIELLNTISQLTYNTLVQLFEDLVLSTSYDMETCRNIFLEVLPHTRSEACARFIKYLILEQKKKIEDAALLSLIRKLPHNVATLSQGLLEDLEVFTRLGLDFPQDIRHAGILSFATLVHKTMNVKDLKQDYFDNIVVKYFRMYSDCPQYLDRMVWLQGLCNIGYSAEDYIRIIFADSGRDRHERFWSALGISSKVDDSYKVLEMVLTVLTNETEHIQLRVVALHMFLSSQNIRESDFMFVHNYIHKCGNNQLKRFWYTTIKNLEASKTFSGYKVSPYYVPFVANQVSNPDPLYFATNNYIICGQEEVGSPSLQVLSVGDPLGAFPPFIGIKLNTGGRRPYKAAVYLNVEGVTASFYRKFLKSLWTSQVFDVEKLVQVLKNMKAWTLKTPEKVHIDMVIKVHDRTIFATHMNQSRFDTMNGEDLAYIEDFLRFGSHINQQIVYYPFQSDVHVPTELGTPIRLQSTIVSFTSIRGNLTAPTTEDLTWRNDLHIRYQGTSVTSLSIDAPVIETSHIARIQQSLVAHLPMKFNISFSTSDGSLELTWPNPGAQQSGVAMHSRVQIAVECKKGRHNYTYTVGDTGGEVKDQDSGIFFDCERPVTGADVFNKLLTTKNNNYDFFTSVQPSHIILNTILLFTSPPSGSCGLILSPQRLQNHVDDVLQAKVQARYRADDEGVMKLDSTFLLSYYRMDDPQKVFLKMEATTKMEQNSVGNTNLMLSIHGYQPDAKSSNNKKDFTICFRKKDMDSAASDQDLAHPVSYEGHITLTFIANESMCFETQPTSEITLKYKGVPQSQGKLERNFEIKIFGRNLSEIGILDSQLISSTAIGQILKGYTKEPLNVTAVITERNGLASLSLNRGAIIQFKSDNFAWLLDGWTGMQVMRTLGLYRECRIHDTSVKTLSGATDYLPSTDCLEMLALADCSGNSPRFAVIKFKNGVKMYSGGYYISVKNENSELVVDDSNAGDHFWVSRKSGVKITSRLTALRVYYSSNETLLMVPHMYLNTVCGLCTDVAEYNVC; encoded by the exons Atgtattacaaagttttatttatattttgcg GTGTAATCTCAGCATCCTCACAGACACACCTCCGCTACATATTCCCAGAGACAAACACCGAGTACATTTACGTGATAAAGACTAATGTGTCAATCAGTACCGGGACTCCTAAGGAGAGCGGCTCGTACTGGGCGATCGAGGGGAAATTGCACGTCAACATTTATGATGACTTCACCAGAGCTCGGCTACAGTTATATGGTTTGAAG AAATATATATCTGGAACCCATGGAACAATAGACAAAgaagataaatttatttcagaacCATGGGAGTTAGATTATCAG GAGAGCGGTCTCATTAATTCCATCTACATTGGGGATGAGCCAGTCTGGTCCGCGAATTTGAAAAGAGGGATATCAATTAATTTTCAACTTATCAAGAAATCTGGAACATACTCGGAAAGTGAg CCATGCCTAGACAGTACGTGCATGGCAGTGTACACAGTGAAGGGAGACACGATAAAGAAGTTCTATAGCTACCGAATCCCCACTACCAAGAGTGCCAGGTCTTGGTCCTCCATACCATGGACTGATGACTTTTCCGCACGTCCCGTG gtgGATTCAATAGTATCAGCGGAGAGGGAATACATTCTAGACGACAAGAAGGGTTTGAGCAGTTTGCAATTGAAGGGCAGCTATCAATATAAGACGCACGAGCACATCCTAGCTGTCACATCCAC gttaacattaaaatatctcaATGATGCTGCAGCGGGGACGATAGACAAAATTAACGTTACTCAAGCGCACATATCTTACGTGGCGACTGACTCTTGCGATCCGACCAATGGAATAAGAAACATGAGCCAGGATTATATGAAAAACTACACAAAGGAT TTGCTGCTCAAAGTAGCCAATGGTATTGATGCTGACAATATAGTGAGAGAAGCTTCACTCATTCACAATTCGGACTTCATTGAACTTTTAAA CACAATTTCACAATTAACTTATAATACTCTAGTACAATTGTTCGAAGATTTAGTACTAAGCACCAGCTATGACATGGAAActtgtagaaatatatttttggaagtCCTCCCTCATACTCGAAGCGAGGCGTGTGCAAGATTTATAAAGTATCTCATTTTGGAACAGAag AAAAAGATCGAAGATGCAGCTCTCTTGTCCCTGATCAGAAAACTGCCACACAACGTAGCGACCTTAAGTCAAGGGTTACTTGAAGATCTGGAGGTGTTCACTAGGCTCGGTCTAGACTTTCCTCAGGATATAAGGCACGCTGGAATCTTGAGCTTTGCGACCTTGGTACATAAGACCATGAATGTCAAAGATTTAAAGCAggattattttgataatatagtTGTGAAGTATTTCAGGATGTATAGTG attgcCCACAATACCTAGACCGTATGGTATGGTTGCAAGGTCTATGTAACATTGGGTACTCTGCGGAAGACTACATTAGAATAATATTCGCTGACAGTGGAAGAGATCGACATGAAAGGTTTTGGTCAGCATTAGGGATCAGCTCAAAAGTAGATGATTCTTATAAG GTTTTAGAAATGGTTCTGACAGTGCTAACCAATGAGACAGAGCATATACAACTAAGAGTCGTGGCTCTGCACATGTTCTTAAGCTCGCAAAACATCAGGGAGAGTGACTTTATGTTCGTTCACAACTATATACACAAGTGTGGTAATAACCAACTAAAAAGGTTTTGGTACACTACTATCAAGAATTTGGAAGCCAGCAAGACATTTTCGGGGTATAAAGTGTC ACCTTACTACGTACCTTTTGTTGCAAATCAAGTATCGAACCCAGATCCGTTGTACTTCGCGACAAACAATTATATAATCTGTGGTCAAGAGGAGGTTGGATCTCCTTCGCTGCAGGTGCTCAGTGTTGGGGACCCTCTAGGAGCCTTCCCACCATTTATTGGTATCAAACTAAACACCGGGGGCAGAAGGCCGTATAAAGCGGct GTATATTTAAATGTGGAAGGAGTGACAGCAAGTTTCTACAGAAAATTTTTGAAATCATTGTGGACTTCGCAAGTATTCGATGTCGAGAAACTAGTGCAAGTACTAAAGAATATGAAAGCTTGGACTTTGAAAACGCCTGAAAAG GTACACATTGATATGGTGATAAAAGTTCATGACAGAACGATTTTTGCAACACACATGAACCAGTCCAGATTTGATACTATGAATGGAGAAGATT tgGCGTATATAGAAGACTTCCTACGTTTCGGGAGTCACATAAATCAGCAGATCGTGTATTACCCGTTCCAGTCGGACGTGCATGTACCTACTGAACTAG gaaCTCCTATACGGCTGCAGTCTACAATAGTTAGCTTTACGTCAATACGAGGGAATTTGACAGCGCCTACCACCGAAGACCTGACTTGGAGGAATGATCTGCACATcag GTATCAAGGAACTTCTGTGACTTCGCTCTCCATTGACGCGCCCGTAATAGAAACATCACATATAGCTAGAATACAACAGTCATTGGTTGCGCACTTACCTATGAAATTCAACATATCGTTTTCGACGTCTGATGGATCTTTGga ATTGACATGGCCCAACCCTGGAGCACAACAAAGTGGAGTGGCGATGCATTCCAGAGTCCAGATTGCGGTTGAATGCAAAAAGGGAAGGCATAACTACACTTACACAGTTGGAGATACAGGCGGAGAg GTTAAAGACCAGGATAgtggaatattttttgattGCGAGCGACCAGTGACGGGAGCTGACGTTTTCAACAAACTGctaacaactaaaaataataattatga CTTCTTCACCTCGGTCCAACCGTCGCATATCATTTTGAATACCATTCTTTTGTTCACGTCGCCACCTTCAGGATCATGCGGTCTGATCCTTTCTCCTCAGCGGCTACAGAATCATGTAGACGACGTTCTTCAAGCCAAGGTCCAGGCGAGGTACAGAGCTGATGATGAAGGAGTTATGAAACTCGATTCTACCTTCCTGCTTAGTTATTATAG GATGGATGATCCACAGAAAGTGTTCCTCAAAATGGAAGCGACCACAAAAATGGAACAGAACTCGGTTGGAAATACAAATCTGATGTTGTCGATACATGGATATCAGCCTGATGCCAAGAGTTCTAATAATAAGAAAGATTTCACG ATCTGCTTCCGCAAAAAAGACATGGACTCCGCAGCATCAGACCAGGACCTGGCCCATCCAGTGTCATACGAAGGCCACATAACCCTTACGTTCATTGCTAATGAATCTATGTGCTTCGAAACTCAGCCGACGAGCGAAATAACACTAAAGTACAAAGGGGTTCCGCAGTCGCAAGGCAAATTAGAAAGAAACTTTGAGATCAAGATTTTTGGAAGAAAT CTATCAGAAATCGGTATTTTGGATTCACAACTGATCAGTTCTACGGCTATTGGCCAGATTTTGAAAGGATACACAAAGGAACCCTTGAATGTGACCGCAGTAATAACA gaAAGAAATGGTCTAGCATCTCTAAGTCTGAACCGTGGCGCAATAATCCAATTCAAGTCTGATAACTTCGCGTGGTTGTTGGACGGATGGACCGGCATGCAGGTGATGAGAACCTTGGGACTGTACC gTGAATGTAGAATACATGACACATCTGTAAAGACCTTGTCTGGAGCGACAGATTATCTGCCATCAACCGATTGCCTGGAAATGTTGGCTTTGGCCGACTGCAGTGGCAATTCTCCTAG ATTTGCggttataaagtttaaaaatggaGTGAAAATGTACTCTGGAGGTTACTACATATCTGTTAAAAACGAGAATTCTGAATTGGTCGTTGACGATTCGAATGCAGGCGATCACTTTTG